TGGGGGAGGTAGCAGCGCGGAGCAGTCCGCGCGGTGTcacatgcgcgcgcacacacagagacaggcaCACACACGTGTGCCCGGGTATATATAGTTCCCAGTCCCCGGGCCCGCGGCTCTGCAGTGGGCGCCGGCTCCCTGGGCTGGGAGGGGGCTCCTGGGgcgggtgggagggtggggggccggggtggggtggggcaggatgCTGGATGGCCCACTGTTCTCCGAGGGGCCTGACAGCCCCCGGGAGCTCCAGGATGAGGAGTCTGGCAGCTGCCTCTGGGTGCAGAAGTCCAAGCTATTGGTGATAGAAGTGAAGACTATTTCCTGTCATTATAGTCGCCGCGCCCCTTCTCGACAGCCCATGGACTTCCAGGCCAGCCACTGGGCTCGCGGGTTCCAGAACCGCACGTGAGTGAAGCAGGGGTGAGGGGAAGAGAGTGGTGGGGCGGGGAGTGGGGTCCGGACCTCCCCGCAGGCACCAGCGAGCACTGCTGGTCCCCCTTCTCTTTCCCACGTCTTCCACCCCTGCCCGCTCCCGAGGGCTGGGGCCTGACTCATCCCGTTGTTTGGGGGAACAGAAGTGGGTGTGAGAAAGGGCAGGAGGTGAGATGGGGCAGACGCTGTTAAAGTGTGCATGGAGAGATGGCGAGGAGTCCCGCTTCGACTTCAGTCCTAACATATACGCACGTGCACAcgcgcacacactcacacacaccccttcacATGGCTGCCCCAAGTGGTCTCCAGTGCTCCCAGCTCCCCGGACCTCGGCTCCCTTCCCCCACAAACTGCTCACCTGGGTTCCTGCTCATTGTCCCAGGTGTGGGCCGCGCCCGGGATCCCCACAGCCGCCGCCCCGCCGGCCCTGGGCCTCCAGGGTGCTGCAGGAGGCGACCAACTGGCGGGCGGGGCCCCTGGCCGAGGTCCGAGCTCGGgagcaagagaaaaggaaagcgGCGTCGCAGGAGCGGGAGGCCAAGGAGACCGAGCGAAAAAGGCGCAAGGCTGGTGGGGCCCGACGGAGCCCCCCGGGTCGGCCCCGCCCGGAGCCCCGCAACGCCCCTCGGGTGGCCCAGCTGGCAGGGCTCCCTGCTCCCTTGCGGCCGGAGCGCCTGGCGCCTGTGGGGCGAGCGCCCCGTCCATCCGCGCAGCCGCAGAGCGACCCAGGGTCGGCGTGGGCGGGGCCCTGGGGAGGTCGGCGGCCCGGGCCCCCAAGCTACGAGGCTCACCTGCTGCTGAGAGGTTCTGCCGGGACGGCCCCACGACGCCGCTGGGACCGGCCGCCACCCTACGTGGCTCCACCTTCTTACGAAGGCCCCCATAGGACCTTGGGGACTAAGAGAGGCCCCGGGAACTCCCAGGTGCCCGCTTCATCAGCCCCAGCTGCGACTCCAGCCAGGACAGAGGGAGGGCGCACAAAGAAGAGGCTGGATCCTCGGATCTACCGGGACGTCCTCGGGGCTTGGGGTCTCCGACAGGGGCAAGGTCTCTTGGGGGGATCCCCAGGCTGTGGAGCGGCCAGAGCAAGGCCAGAGCCCGGCAAGGGGGTCGTGGAGAAAAGCCTGGGGCTGGCTGCTGCTGACCTGAACAGTGGTAGCGACAGCCATCCCCAAGCCAAAGCTACAGGGAGCGCAGGCACCGAGATAGCTCCTGCGGGGTCTGCAACTGCGGCTCCCTGTGCCCCGCGTCCCGCTCCCAGATCCAGGCACCACCTCACGGGCTcgagggaagggaaagaaggaagagaacagaTCTGGCTTCCCAAATGCTGGATTCCCTCCCCTAAAAAGCAGCCGCCCCGCCATAGCCAGACACTCCCCAGACCCTGGGCTCCCGGAGGCACCGGATGGAGA
The sequence above is a segment of the Pan paniscus chromosome 10, NHGRI_mPanPan1-v2.0_pri, whole genome shotgun sequence genome. Coding sequences within it:
- the DDN gene encoding dendrin yields the protein MLDGPLFSEGPDSPRELQDEESGSCLWVQKSKLLVIEVKTISCHYSRRAPSRQPMDFQASHWARGFQNRTCGPRPGSPQPPPRRPWASRVLQEATNWRAGPLAEVRAREQEKRKAASQEREAKETERKRRKAGGARRSPPGRPRPEPRNAPRVAQLAGLPAPLRPERLAPVGRAPRPSAQPQSDPGSAWAGPWGGRRPGPPSYEAHLLLRGSAGTAPRRRWDRPPPYVAPPSYEGPHRTLGTKRGPGNSQVPASSAPAATPARTEGGRTKKRLDPRIYRDVLGAWGLRQGQGLLGGSPGCGAARARPEPGKGVVEKSLGLAAADLNSGSDSHPQAKATGSAGTEIAPAGSATAAPCAPRPAPRSRHHLTGSREGKEGREQIWLPKCWIPSPKKQPPRHSQTLPRPWAPGGTGWRESLGLGEGAGPETLEGWKATRRAHTLPRSSQGLSRGEGVFVIDATCVVIRSQYVPTPRTQQVQLLPSGVTRVVGDSPSQSKPGKEEGEGATVFPSPCQKRLSSSRLLHQPGGGRGGEAEGGRPGDSSLEERTFRILGLPAPEVNLRDAPTQPGSPEHQALGPAASGAQGRAEGSEVAVVQRRAGRGWARTPGPYAGALREAVSRIRRHTAPDSDTDEAEELSVHSGSSDGSDTEAPGASWRNERTLPGVGNSSPEEDGKTAELSDSVGEILDVISQTEEVLFGVRDIRGTQQGNRKRQ